The following nucleotide sequence is from Terriglobia bacterium.
GGAGGATGTCGTTGTTGAAGTTCTCGTCGGCTGCCAGCGCGAGCATGCGTCAGTTTCTCCCGCTGCCGGTGCGGGCCATCAGTCGCTGCCGAACGCCGGCAGGATCGTTGCGGGACTCATTTTCAGCCTGCACCCGCTGAGCGTCATCCCGGCGCCGGTCAAGGTAGGATTGGATCTCGGAAGGCCGCCTCAGGTAATACCCGAGAACGGAGTACACGTCGGCAAGCGGCACGGACGGATACTGTTGTGCGATTTCTTCCGCTGTCGCGCCATCCGAAAAGGCCGCGATAAGCGTGTCCAATGTCACTCGTGTCCCGCTGATCCGCACTACACCGTCAGCGTTGACTTCCAGCGGAATTGTTTCAGTGGTTGTTAGATCGGTCATGGATACTGTTCTCCATCCGCTACATTCTAACGCAATTTTCAGCGAGC
It contains:
- a CDS encoding DUF433 domain-containing protein, with the translated sequence MTDLTTTETIPLEVNADGVVRISGTRVTLDTLIAAFSDGATAEEIAQQYPSVPLADVYSVLGYYLRRPSEIQSYLDRRRDDAQRVQAENESRNDPAGVRQRLMARTGSGRN